Sequence from the Panthera tigris isolate Pti1 chromosome D3, P.tigris_Pti1_mat1.1, whole genome shotgun sequence genome:
CTCTGGGACAGTGGGGCCCATCCCTGGAGGCACTCCTAAAGCCCCGTTCTGCTGACCCCTGTGCCCCGTGGCACTGTTACCTCCACAGGATGAGCCCCTGCACTGCCAGCTAGAAGCTGAATACAGACAACCGCAACAGGGCTGGTGCCAGTCTCAAAAGGGCTTTTGCTCTGGCCCTGGGCCATCTAGGGACAAAGCAACAGGCAGGCAGAGTTATGCTAAAAACCTGCATGGTCCCGAGCTCGAATTCTGAGAAAACGCGGGCCAGAGCTGACTAGCAGGTGTCAGAAGCACAAAACACCCAGCAGGACGTGTTGCCTTTACTTCTCAGATTTTCTAAGCTCTTACTTCAAACCAAGACCTGCTCTGCACCTTTGAAACGGTCTTCCCTCTGTCATCAAATTATCCACTCTTCTCACTGATTCTTCTGGCACTCACAAAACTCTCCGGATTCTCCCATCAACCTGTCCTATTTGGCTCTCAAGACACTTCTTCGTGGATCAAATTCCACATGTTAAAGCTGAGCCAATTTGGTTACAGagtgaaaatacacaaaaaaggaacaaaaacatctttgcaaaaaagaaaatcatagtagatagatagatctacgcacacacacacaccctctccagccacaacaaaaacagaaaaatccaccAAATTTCCAACAGAGGAAACCCAGAACCACCTCGGGGCAAGCCCAGCGCCTCCCCAGAGCCGCTGCCTAGACATAAAAATCCGCGTTCTAGAGGCTCCATTTCTAACTTGAGATAGGaagggtatttttaaaatcatctacTCACCAGTTGGTTTGAGAAAATCCATCGGGTATCTGGAgtaaggaggagggggagactctggaattaaaaaagtaagagaaaataaaggccGAGccatgagaaagagagatagaaactTATGATAACAGAGACATTCTTTTAGCCCAACTGTTTGTCTTAGCTGTGGGGGTTGGAGGCAGGGCCGCGAGGCGGTGATTGCCTTGATATTTAGCTGTCAGATAAACAAAAGAGGCCGCCTGGCGCCAGCCTCGGCGCTCAGCTCCTCCACGtctgcagccgccgccgccgccgccgccgccgcgctccgCCGGCCCGGCTGGAAACCACCGGCTCGGGCCGCGCACTTCACAGTTCACGGGGCGGGGAGCGACaaagccccctccccgcccccgccccccaggggtGCAATTCaccccgcccgcccccctcccgccgcACCGCTGCACGCCCGCGCAGAAACTCGGGGATCCCCATTCCCAGCCCACCCGGGAGACGCGCCCCAAGTGCGCTGGTGAACTTGGGAGGATCTGTGGGCGCCCGAGGTACATCCCCCGCTGTGCACAGAgacgtggagaaacgggaagcaacagaggaggctgggaggaaaaagagaggggggctGGGGTCTCAGAGGCGAAGCCCAGGCCCTGGCGCAATAAAAGGgcagcaaaggcacagaggcgcTGGGGGCAGACCATCCTGTAGTCCACTGTGTGCTttactgaaagaaaggaaaaagttggGGACACCCAACTTCTGATCGCTTGCTCTTTTCCATCCTGGCTGGCTGGCTTGAGAGCGGGTATCCAGTCCTGCCTCCCATCCTAACCTTCTTTGCCCCAAGACCCCAGAGCTGCGGGGCCGGGGAGTATCCCGACCTGACTGTCCTTATTTACTAAAGGAGCAGAGACTTTCCAGCCTCTACAACTCGCTGCTCCCAACCTTCCTCGGCGGGCCTGGCCCGAATCCAACTCGGCCACACACCTCAGTGCTTTTCCGGGTGCAGGGGAGGCGTGACCCCCACTTCTCTCTGCACCGCCTAGCTGCTGTGGAAATGAAGGCATTTAAATTTTGAGCCGCGTGTCTGTGGAGTGCGTGCACAATCTGTGCCCACAGCCCACCTCGGGGCAGCAGAGGAGAAAAAACTGGAAGGGAACCCCCAGGGAATGCCCTTGCAGATTCCCCTTGtcctttttctacttttgtcCCTAAAGGCTCTTCCCAGGAGGGGATGTACACCGCCCCCCCCTCCGGAGAGGTGGCggctgcacacacatacacacacagcccGGGAGAGTGGGGGTTCTTCTACCACTTGCGCGCCAGGGGGAGGAGGCAAGAGGGTGGGCGCAGAATAACTTCTTACCTAGTTCGCAGAGTCGGCTAAGGTGATGGGGGTTGCAGCACACCAGCTCGGGGTTGATCTTCCCGTAAGATTCACAGCAACACAGCCTCTTGACTTCCGAGGAATGCCTGAGATCCGGCCACCTGAACACTTTGCACAGCAGGAGGGGGAGCGAGTAGGACGAGGGCGGCTGCGCGGGCTGCGAGCCGGCGGGCGCCCCCAGGCCCAGCCTGCAGTCCAGGCGACCGGGCAGCAGGAGGCACGCGGTGCGCGTACCGCCGCGGGACTCCACGGCCTGGAGCAGCAGCTCCAACTGCCGTTCCTTCAGTTTCTTGAGCACCGAGTGCGTGAGCGCCTTCAGATCCGCCTCGGCGCCCCCGGCCGCGCCGGCGCCcgtggctggggggtggggatggtggtgaCCTTTGGCACCTCTGACCGCCTTGCCCAGGCAGCAGCCAGCCCTGCCCGCGCCGCCGCCACCGGCCCCATGCGCCCGGCCGTCCGTCGCCCCTTCTCCCCGCAGctcgcctcctcctccgcctcccccCGCgccctcctcctcgtcctcgcCGCCGGGCGCACGGCTCCTCCAGAGACGCCGGACGAGCGCAGATCGTTTGGTCCTGAACATGCGGGGCGAGGAGGCGAGGAGAAAAGTCGTTTGCCGGCTAAGGAGCGAACATGACCTCCGCACACCATGAAGAAGTCGGGCGCCGAGTTGGGGCAGCAGGCGCAGgcgacagcagcagcagcaggggccCGGGCAGGAGCGGCGGCGGCCCGAGGGGCGCTCCGTGGCATGCGCCAGTCTCCCGGAGGCCGGGGCGCGCGCGGGGGCCCGGGGGCGCCCGCCGGGGCTCGGGGGCCTGCGCTCTGGCTGCCCCACCCCGCGCGGCCCGCGCCGAGCGCGGCTCTCGGGCCCCGGCGCACCCCGGAGGAACGCTGCCGCCGCTTCCCTGGGGGCGGCGAAGCCTGCCCCGGTCGGCGCCTCCCAAAAAAGAGGCCCCCCCGCAGCGGCTCCCGAGTGTCGGGCTCGCCAGCCTCGGCTTCCTACATGGAAGATCCGCGGGGGCAAAAAACGAAAAGGCTTTCGGCTGGGCTGCTGGAGGGAGGAAAAagcctctctcccccttgctAAGCAActtaatttgggggtggggagaaacaggcaattaaaaaaaaaaaaaaaaagcaggcacgcgatttatttttttcctctatatccTTAGTAACCGGATCTCCTCGAATTCCGTGCACACGAAGACTCGGAGGAGGGGGCCGAGTGGACTTCACCCCACATGAGATGTCTGGCGAAATGAGAAGGCTCTCAAAAAATCTAAGAACCAAATATGCAAAGCCCAAAATGAAAAACACCACCTCCTCGCACCCCCGGAGGTCTGGGGGCGTCCGGCTGGAGctggggtttaaaaaaagaaaatgtttacaaagtagAACAAGACGTTTGAGGGGTGGAAAAAAAACGTATCCACGAGTTACATCCCCTTTTTTCCTTGCAGAGCCCCGCtggtcttcctttccttttcttctgccaagggaaaaaaaaaaaatcgtatatttttttaatccacagaAAGCTCTGGCTAGGCTGCTTCAATCCTCGGCATCTGCGTGTTTGGGGGGAGTCTGGTCTTTCCTCCTGCGCTCCCGGGGGCCCCGGTCCTCGGCGGGGACTTCCTCGGGGCTGGCGGGGGCGCAGGGGCAGAAGATGCTGCGGCGGCGGCTGCGCCCGGCGGGGCTGACAGCGCGGGGGAgggcggcgcggcggcggcggcggcgggccccTGGCGGGTCGCGCGCTCTCGCCCTCCTGGGCGCAAGCTGCTCACTAATGCGGGGGCCGCCGGCGCCCCCTCCCCTGGCCGCGGCTGGCCGCCTGGACCCCCCGTAGGAGCTGCTCGCCCCGACCCGGCTGCGGCGGCAAGGAGGCCCGGGTGTCCTCACGCCGCCTCCTCCACCGAGACTCTCCTCGTCGCGCCCGGGAGCCTCCTTGTCCCCCGTCCGCCCTCTCCTGGCGCTCGGGTCCTTCTGCCGCCGCCGGGGGCTCGCCGCGCCGCACTCAGGGTCTCCGGGGCCGGACGCTCGGCAGCTCGGCGCCGGCGGGCTGGCTCTGTCTCGGGCAGCTCTCTCCCGCGCGGCGAGCGGACCGAGCACGGCGCCCGGCTGGCTCGGCTGGCGCGGCTCGGGGACAGGCTGCTCCGTGCGCCGAGCGAGTGAGCGAGTGTGCCCGCGGCTCGCCGCCTCCCGCAAggcctcccgcccccgcccccttccctcccccttcctcccccttcgctcccccgcccccagccgccgccgccgccgccgcctcctccccgccccccgctcccccccctcGGGCCCTCTGCTCTGCTGGTTCCACTGCGCAGTGGCGCGCCCGGCTCCGGCCTCGTCACGTGGCCGTCTAGACACCCTgtcgctttaaaaaaaaaaaaaaaagcgattgTGTTTCGCAAACAACAGATCGGGTTTCTAAAAGCTAtttctcccccccacacacacccccgccaccgccaccccctccccggtCTGCAGAAGGGGTACCACTCGGGGCGTGGGGGTGCGGGTAAAGGTGGGGAGCTGAGGAGCTCCCAGAATCGACGGAGACCTGGCCGGATCAGAGGAGAAATGGGAAAACCCAAAAGCACCGAGCGGGCTTCGCCGGAGGGTTTTCAAGCGGAACGAACCGGTCGGCGGCCCGATTTAGACGCAGCCGGGGGAGCTTCGCAGCGGCTGTCCCGCGCGCGCTCGTCCTAgcgcttcattcattcattttgttttaaaggccCTGGCGGCGGATCCCCTGGCCGcgctggagggaagggggaggagagcgCTGTCTCCgttttaaaagacatttacaCCGGACTGGACCGCGGCCCTGGGAAGTGTGCGCTGGAGGGAACAGCCGGGCCGCCGAGGGCGGGGAGGCGGCGCGAATGTGACCTCAGCGGCGGCCGCGCGCTCCCTCCCGCCCTCTCCCGCTCCGGGCTCGGGTTTCTAGGACTGCCTGGAGAAGTGGGTCTTGTGCACAGCTCTGGAATGCATTTGGCCGGCTGACGAGCTGCGAGGGGCAGCATCCAGGCGGGAGAAGGGGCGGGGGCGAGGTGGGGGGTGGCTCTCCGGCCCCGCCGCCGGCAGGTTTCCTCCGGAGCCCGGAAGACCTCCGGCACCCCGCCTCCCGGCGCGGGAAGGTTACCTTTCCGAGCAGACCTGCCTAGGGCATGCATATGCATGCACGGCCTGTTTCTGCGCCCTTCTCGGCTCCGTAGCGTTCAAGGTGCTCAGGGTCATAGAGTTTAGCCCCTGACCCCAGGTTCGGGAGAAGCAGAGACCCAGCTAGCAGATTACGGCAAGGAAATGGGGTAAGGCCTTGGTAGGGCACACGACCAAAATGCGTTTATTTCGTGAAAACTGATGGtactgagaaaagaaatgatttaaatatatacGCATCACTATTGACGAGGCCACTAGTTGGCATGGTGATCTAACCTCACAGATcattcagtgaaataaaaaagatttttttaagggatTAACAATTGTAATGTCAGGACAACAGTGAACCTCATTGGGGATGGGATGAACGACGAATCTTCAGGAAAGGTGCGATGTACTATTTTCATTATCCCAGTTAAATTATACCTTCTTAGAAGGAAATGGGACAGATTAATTTTAGCTTTACAgttcagccccctcccctccagcaatttAAGAGGCGCCTGACAGgcagtagatgcttaataaacattgaGGAACTAACATAGGATGCAAAGGGGGCATTTGGACTGCTCCCCCCAGATCTAACAAAAGCACCTTTGGAGATAAAAATGTGAGAGAAAATCAGCAATGTTGCTTACACCATCAGCTCCAGGCAAGAGACCCCTGAAGCTTGTTGACTTGTAAGACACAGGGGTGCCGAGCAGTGTAGAAATGTATGTAGGACAGGGCAGAAGCTGGCATTCTAAACGTTTACTTTGTAAGGCCACATAGCTGCAATTGTGTAAGGtcataattttattgtaaataaaaatgttgccTAATGAAAAGGGCATTGAGaccgcgtgtgtgtgtgtgtgtgtgtgtgtgtgtgtgtgtgtttgaaactTTGTAAAGAAGCACCTTGCAAACTTGCAAACACAGCAGCAAGAAAGCCCCAGGAAGAAATGGATGAGTGGCTCTGGGTGATCCCATCATCATAGGCAGGAAagacaaaagagacagaaataagatTTCTGGGAAATACACAACATACTCCCCTTAGAAAGGCTTATTAAGAATCCCAGGCCAGACGTCAGAAAACCTGATTCCAGGCTGGGGCTCTGCCCTCACTGGTTAACTAACTTGCACCAGTGGTTATCCTCACGTTTGGCCTCGGCCGTATACTTGGCAGGGATTAAAAAGCTTTCTGGGCAAGTTTCCTACCTTCACAGGgtcccattccctctctctgctctgggcCTCCCTACACGATCTTTGCTTTTCGAGAGAGGCTAGGCTAGGCTGCAAAGTGACAAGGACATAAATAAGGGAAAGCAAATGTCATAATTCTAATTAAGCATCTTGGCTAAATGGAGAAGCTGAAGACTCTTTTAGAAATCTGGCCAATGGTGCTAATAGTCTGTGATGAGAGGCCAGAGCACACACAGGGCAGGTAGATTTAGTGGGTGTTTCAGGAGCTGAATCTGACATCACAGCTTGTCTGAGTACAGCATGCATATACTTGCAGAGATATGTTCCCATAGAGTGTAATTGTGGGTGTTTTAATTCAGGCGTcacctctctcttaccctctgtCCACAGCTTTCCTCCATTTTACTACCCGACGTAGATGATGGCTGGGATGCTGGGCAAGTAGCAGCAGTGATTGGTGCTGCCTTATGGCTCCCTGACATCCCCTGAATCAGTTAACATCCCAAGCCTTCCTGAGAGCCAGCCCCGCCCCACTGCATTCTTGTCCCTTTCCTTTCCAAGAAAGAAGCCAGCCCAGGGAGGAACTCCTGGCTGGCTGGTGTGCCTAGAAAGGGAGTTCCTTTCGTCTCCACAGGCACAAGCGAGACTGACAAGCACCCCGTTTCAAGCTATtctgatccttaaaaaaaaaaaaagaaagaaagaaagaaagaaaaagtttagaGTTCACCAAACTATTGTGAATGAGTTTGATTCCAATCATTTGCTGGCAGGGAATATGgaataaaatatctcatttgcaGTGGTTTATTTCCTGTTGTGGcttctattttcatcttttagtCACTTTGGTGATAGTAATCAAACCCTAATCATGGTGCAGCCACCAGTCACAGAGACCAAAATAACTTGCAGCAGCGTTATGACAAACAAAGATGGACTCAGCTAAAGACCCGGCTACTTAATCACTGGCCACTGGCACCAAGAGGACGGCGGGGGCTGCCACTCGACCGACCGTGGGCGAAGCATCTAGTTGAGGGAGGGAGCCGGAGGGAGGTTGCTCCCCAGCAGGCAGGGCCCCAGAGTACACGAGGAAGGAGAGCTATACTAgcctggaggaagcagaggacaAGCAGGTGAACTCCCCACAACTGTCAGGGGACAGAAAAAGGGAGCAAAAGAGTATCTGCAAAGGCCACACCTACCAGCGACCCTCAGCAAAagccaaaaacacaaacaaacaaacaaacaaaaccctcctGCCTGAGGAAGCCAGGCTTCTTCCTTGCAGTACTTTCCTCATTTCCATTGGTTctgggaagagaggggcagagaggccccGAGcacatgtgggtgtgtgtgtgcaggcagggCCGAGGACAGGGGTGAGGCAGGGCTGAGGATTTGCTCTTGCAGAAGCCGAAAGAAGAAACCATTGAAGGGGCCAAAAAAGTGCTGGAAAATATCGACATTTCTTGCACAACCGTCCCCTGAAAAATGTGTGAGTGAGCTCTAAACCATCCTGGGCTGGCAGCATTACAAATGGAAGCAATGGTTCATGAACGGAAGATGGCCTG
This genomic interval carries:
- the SMAD7 gene encoding mothers against decapentaplegic homolog 7 isoform X3, with the protein product MFRTKRSALVRRLWRSRAPGGEDEEEGAGGGGGGGELRGEGATDGRAHGAGGGGAGRAGCCLGKAVRGAKGHHHPHPPATGAGAAGGAEADLKALTHSVLKKLKERQLELLLQAVESRGGTRTACLLLPGRLDCRLGLGAPAGSQPAQPPSSYSLPLLLCKVFRWPDLRHSSEVKRLCCCESYGKINPELVCCNPHHLSRLCELESPPPPYSRYPMDFLKPTDSQLLLEPGDRSHWCVVAYWEEKTRVGRLYCVQEPSLDIFYDLPQGNGFCLGQLNSDNKSQLVQKVRSKIGCGIQLTREVDGVWVYNRSSYPIFIKSATLDNPDSRTLLVHKVFPGFSIKAFDYEKAYSLQRPNDHEFMQQPWTGFTVQISFVKGWGQCYTRQFISSCPCWLEVIFNSR
- the SMAD7 gene encoding mothers against decapentaplegic homolog 7 isoform X2 — its product is MFRTKRSALVRRLWRSRAPGGEDEEEGAGGGGGGGELRGEGATDGRAHGAGGGGAGRAGCCLGKAVRGAKGHHHPHPPATGAGAAGGAEADLKALTHSVLKKLKERQLELLLQAVESRGGTRTACLLLPGRLDCRLGLGAPAGSQPAQPPSSYSLPLLLCKVFRWPDLRHSSEVKRLCCCESYGKINPELVCCNPHHLSRLCELESPPPPYSRYPMDFLKPTDCPDAVPSSAETGGTNYLAPGGLSDSQLLLEPGDRSHWCVVAYWEEKTRVGRLYCVQEPSLDIFYDLPQGNGFCLGQLNSDNKSQLVQKVRSKIGCGIQLTREVDGVWVYNRSSYPIFIKSATLDNPDSRTLLVHKVFPGFSIKAFDYEKAYSLQRPNDHEFMQQPWTGFTVQISFVKGWGQCYTRQFISSCPCWLEVIFNSR
- the SMAD7 gene encoding mothers against decapentaplegic homolog 7 isoform X1 — encoded protein: MFRTKRSALVRRLWRSRAPGGEDEEEGAGGGGGGGELRGEGATDGRAHGAGGGGAGRAGCCLGKAVRGAKGHHHPHPPATGAGAAGGAEADLKALTHSVLKKLKERQLELLLQAVESRGGTRTACLLLPGRLDCRLGLGAPAGSQPAQPPSSYSLPLLLCKVFRWPDLRHSSEVKRLCCCESYGKINPELVCCNPHHLSRLCELESPPPPYSRYPMDFLKPTADCPDAVPSSAETGGTNYLAPGGLSDSQLLLEPGDRSHWCVVAYWEEKTRVGRLYCVQEPSLDIFYDLPQGNGFCLGQLNSDNKSQLVQKVRSKIGCGIQLTREVDGVWVYNRSSYPIFIKSATLDNPDSRTLLVHKVFPGFSIKAFDYEKAYSLQRPNDHEFMQQPWTGFTVQISFVKGWGQCYTRQFISSCPCWLEVIFNSR